In Vanessa cardui chromosome 24, ilVanCard2.1, whole genome shotgun sequence, the genomic window ATTTAGAAGTATACGCAAAATGTGATGCGGAATTACAATACAAACTTGGCTGCATGTCTTGCATCTGTATTGCTAATAACAAACTCATTTGTGACAATTGTCCGAACGACACTAACCGTGACTTGATAATTAACAGACCATTAACAGATCAACAGCCGATCGCTCGAAAGAATCGTAACAGTTACTGCAATGGAAAGAAACCTGGTGAACTATTCAACATAGGCTGTAACTACTGCCACTGTGATAAAAAACTGAATCTATTCTGCACCGCAAAGAAATGCATCGAACCTCGTaacgtaaaattaaaatcacaattcAAAATAAGTGAGAGAGTTAAATGGAGGAATGCAGTCGCACCGCCAGATGATCAAAACTGCATATCCAGTACACAGTACAACAGGGATTGCAATACGTGCAAATGCGTTAAGCTGAAGGGCGGCACTAAAGTTGTCGACTGTACAGTTCGAAACTGCGACAAGAAAAGTCCGATTGAGATCCAAAAGCAGGATTGCGTTGAAGGATTATACTATCAATTGGATTGCAAACTCTGTTACTGTTATGTAGAGGATAATGTAAAGCATCAGGTGTGTCAAATAAGCGAGAATTGCGTTCAAAATCTCGTGCTGAATGATCGAACGAAAAGACCTGCGATAAGGTCAGTTGACACACAAAACGGTTACTGTGAACCGTTGTTCAAATATAGGAATAGTTGTAACATGTGCCGTTGCTTGTCAGATGGTAAGACGTATATGTGTACGTCTAAAGTTTGTGCCAAGCGTTCTATAGATAACCTCCCAGTTGACATAGTTCCAGCACAGATGCCATACAACGAACCATGCCCGGCTGGGCATTCGTATAAATTGGATTGTAATGTATGTTACTGCTTGTTAAATGGAAATGCAATTTGTACAACTAATGATTGTGCCAATGaagatgtttaatattatacgaTACAATATAGTCTATGTCTTTCTTTTTGGTTCCTTTACATCGTTTTGTTATGCTttctatactttattattataaaatttttaactttctgaaattattttatgtgccATTCGTTCATTTTATGGTTAGAATGCAAAATTCCTGAAACGAGTCGAGACCACCACTACTAATACCCCACAAATAACGGAAATACAATcagaatatttaattgtaattaattatatatgactgaagttatttttattataagttcttatttaatttaaaaaaaaaaacgttttaacattctataaaattgttaattttatcatttttcattttttaacttttttacaagtaatttaaaaatgcaaattgGTAACAAGTATTATAGATAAGAATAtaggtaatatataattttaaaggcaaTCAAAtctaagaattatatttatttaaaataaataacaactttaattaagcaatattttatttccaacaATTTAGTTCTTTTAACAATTACGTCTTTTTGGAATTTAAtcagaaaataattatgaaataaatcttaaaattaaaagtttaaataatttaaaacaaaataaaatttgtatcatTTGTGCTGaagcaatgaaatatttaaaaaaaaaaaaacagatgaaATACAATAATTGTGATACATTTTAGTGATCAAAATTTATATCACTAAAAAACGAatgttcattatttaataatacaataaaacataatattcgaAATGGTTTATATCCTTGTATATGTTCAGATTTATAAGCTTAATCTGTGATAAATTTAACCATAGCCTGTTCtaaccacagataataaaatatatcaacaacTTTGACATTGCAATGACTTTGACATTGACACAAGGTCATTGAAATGAATTTGACATTGGTCGAGACCTTGAATAATCTGTGGCAATAATTATGGACTAGACACCCGCGAATCTTCgtattaattcaaaaacaaaattagaatTTTATGACAGGTCTTGTATTGGTTTCGTTATATAATGCAAGTCACATATGGGTCTAAAATGATAAATAGTATTAGTTCAGTGTAAACTTGTGTCTTTTGATAACAAGtcactttattttttgtttacgttttacgatttttttcttataataccGTTGTATCGCtttctaaccggccagtaattttttactattcaaaatgagaccatattttttttaaatgtagctATCGTCCCATTATCATGGAATAAAAATCGGCTtaggctattaatatataagattcgCGAAATAATAGCGTTTTGAATGTCTATGTTGTTATTGGAACTTAAGTTTATACTATTAATCAAGAATTATTAGTAGTgcttaacataataaatatgtgaGTCCACGTTTATCTCAACTCCTTATTCAATCTGAATAGTATATTCCGATTTTTTACTACCTCAGCGATATTGAACACTGACAATTCTTGACTACCTTTAATCATAATACAACACCATTCTACTTAACTATTAAATACCtactttaatgttgtcttaaattttcgcgattacacattgaaataaaactagctattaTCCCGACGTTTCGGTAGAcaatctacccgtgaccacgaacgctgtaaagtgctcgaaacgtcgggatgttaaaaataaaaataattaatatacgcgattcaaatccgttatagctagttttatacctactttaattcaaatttcaaagtTCCAATAACAATTTCGTTAACGTTCCAATCGCCTTTTTTTACGAATCCatactgaatatataaataaataaaagaaactcTGCCCTCGATCAATGATATCGTATCATTGCGATgtcaaatgtttatatttaaatttttcctcTTGTGGTTAGAATACTTTGTATGTAAGCATGTTTACCTTGTTGTATTAACAGAGTTAAATCTAAAAGCAACTTATATTGAtggagtatagtacgacacaacttagatgtcgcatcggcaaaattcgtaaaaaccgatcacatccgaattgagtacgccatcccaaattatcaatatttatatcttacgtgaatatgatctgtgcacaaacgtaataacttgtaatatcatacgaccgaatatattcgtcaatttgacgcgtcgatttacatgcacttgttttctctgacgcgtgaatctatagcgacgaatagcgtcgaatggcgcgattgagagctatttttattggttctGTAAATTGGCAGAAATCGgttatattttcattccattgcattttccgatactacatctaatttgtgtagTACTATACGCCTGTCCAttgacacataaaaaaatatccacatTGGTtggttaaaatattatgttactaataataatgaataaatctttatgttaaaaatgaCTGACATAGTTCAGTATTTTCTTCTTCCAGATTTACTGGATTTAAAATCTcagtttttctattaataatcataatcataatcggtaaattatctttaacatgaaattttaatcaaagCATTATGAttcaatgaatgaatgaaatccTTCATTCAATCTGACAGACGATAATCTGTCAAAACGCATACTGtcaagtttttgttttttaaattgttacaaatattttatttttaacaatagcAGTGCTATATAATGccttctaattttatttatattacgcaAAGTCATTTTAGATACAGTATAAGTTTAATTTCTAAGAAAATACTGCTTAGTTTTTCGAAgaattctttttaaattgacattccATTCATTTGGACCAAGCTTCAAATTTCAAGccaataaatttgtaaaatgacgtttaaaaagtgtttaaaaGAGCTTGAAATTGTATGTATTGGCTCTATGGTCTAATATTTTCGttccataatattttaaaaagtttcaaaagcgaatatttttcttaaaatatttgtacaaatgtaAGTCAagctgtatttaaaatttaatacattattataatagaatgcattaatataatttcattgcaAGATCTTTAAGCGTTACAGGAAGAGTCAAAATCGTGCTTTAGACAAAAGGAAgcagtgaaatatttttaaaattgtaacccTTAAATGACATTGGCGTTGTTTTCACTGAACATAAAAAAGTTTCAGAACTGAAAACTAAAATATCAGTGCTAAACTCTATTAAAAATGcttgcaaataataatataatttgtaatttaaaatccgTGCTAAAAAGGTCTGGCCATATATAGATTTAAAGGCGTTAGTGAGAACATACTGGAACAGTAAAGTGCGATCTTGATTAAGAAAGTAATATGCGACATtgtctattataaaattataacacaaatgatAAAGGATATACGCATCAAAATCGTATAACAATGTCAATCGGATCACCAATTCACGAGTGAGATTAGATATTAGTTCTTACGGTGTAGCgttgttgttgtgttcccgCATAACTAAGCTTTGCGTAATTTcgactttatttaagtaattttatggACTAAAATTGCTAAGCCACGATTTGCTCACGAGCGATAGaagataaagtttttttttcaatttcaggCTACGTGACAAATCCATAAGTACGGAATAAATACTTAAGGATTTTTCCCGCTCATTTGAAGCATTCGTCtttctaaaaaattaaatgttttttttattggtaaattacatcacttataataaaattaggcacatacatttaaattaatttattaaaattaatgcttttatcaatttataaGCTCCAGTTAAAAAATCAGAAATTTACCGATTATTGTTCAAAAGTGAATTTTGAGCCTCAAATTTTATACCATTGCTTCGACGTGAATtaactacattaaaaataaaaaacggtCGTCCTTTACGTTGacttaaaaatcaaatatacgcagcattttttttttaaacatattacttGTATATTTCAACTAGCAAATATGAGATGTcaacatatttttgtaacattgcTATCTAATTTAGAATTATAATCTGCATTCCATTCatgttcgatattcaaaatttcAACACATCCCGCTCATCCAAGTACCAGGCTCCCATAAGTTAAGAGAAGACATCGTTCGCTTGCCTACAGCACCTAATGAAGGTGGCTCGCCTCGGGAGTTCCCTTAGCCGGGCCGCCCCTACGTACGTGCACGCTGACCGGAGGCCACCCAGGATATCCTTGACAGTCACTTCGACATCTCCTCGGTATTCCACTTCCACTGTTTTTCCTGAAAGTTAATTTaccttataattaatatattatacgcaTTTTTTCAGTTCAATGATAACTCCTTTGTTCCTCTGTTATCCTGGTagcataatatttgttttagtaaacaCGACGaatgttcaacaacaacaacagcctgtaaatttcccacggctgggctaggacctcctctcccttttgaggagaagtcttggaatatattctaccacgcggttccaattcgggttggtggaatacacatgtggtagaatttctataaaattagactcatgtagatttcctcacgatgttttccttcaccaccgagcacgagattaattaaaaacactaattcagcacatgaatattcattatgcttgcctgggtttgaacccgcaattatcggttaagatgcacgcttccTAACCATTGAGCCATCTCTGATTAGGTAATAGTTAATACGTTATACAAGATCCTTACCTTCAGAGGATCGGTAGTCCGCAACGCCGCCCGAATGTTTCAACATGGCGGTGGAAGAGGACATGCCGTAGAACAGCTTGACCTTCTTCCCGTCGGGCTTGGTGACCACCTCCCCCCCGCACTGGTCGTGTCCCGCGAACATCCCGCCGGCCATCACGAAGTCCGCGCCTGCGCCGAACGCCTTCGCCACATCGCCCGGGCACGTGCACCCGCCGTCCTGTGCACGGGAGTGTCATGAGTCAGGTTAGTGTAAAAACATCTTATGACATTTAAGTTATTGTTAATAGtttgataattaaatgaatgtaataatgttttcttttgttggttattcaaataataaaaataaaaaataaaatcactaaaTAGTTTTGTAACCTTTTTAAAGTAATACTTCTTTTTGGCGCGATAACAAAGGTGATTGTTTTTTAGATGCGCGCGCATAGGCTGTCATGGAGTTCGTTGAACTATCAATTAAATGTcaagtttacaaatttaaattgtgaatgATATTACATTTCTCAGTAATAATAGTGgtgaaatacttaattattaataaataggttattttctgttttatataataaaataacttatctgCATggcattaaaactatttttaattacaacttaTAATTGGAACTTCTGTAAAAGCTCTCTATAACtggaaaagccaaataaacaacatttgacagcaaattaaTGCAATATAATTGGTCGAGTTCGatttatctatgatattcactatggattttcgaaaaaatggcgttttaaaCGTCAGAatattggaagtaaaattaaagtggatacaagtattttgtgtaatagtattatattattgtaaggttttctttaataattgcGGGCAATGTGAggtagatttattaataaaatttaatagtttttatcaaCTGGTCACACTGTTGGCCGCTTGGTGGCGCGCGGCATTCGAAACGGCCATCTTTGAAACGCGGACGCGGGAAGCGGGTTTTTGAAAAGCCTGTTTAAAGTCTAAAGTTATATTTCGAAAAAATATAGTGATTGACAACTGAATGGAGTTTAACTATAAACTACGTCGACTCTTACAGTGTTGTAAAGTCTAATTACAGTATaaagtgatatttaaaaatatattgttggaataaacaagcaaaatcagcgtcaagtcacacaactttcCTTTataaaaaaggcgggagattcgtagttgacacattgagaattgcaattataattattacggtttaatgtgattattgatggttatttgtgttgtagactaaatgtttttcttttgtggtagattaattgttagtttaaa contains:
- the LOC124540162 gene encoding uncharacterized protein LOC124540162; the encoded protein is MYVLLIFLLFQLTDVLTYSHQKPLEIKLWSEKCKKNSVVLNDCNWCWCDARQRYQCKARVCNEIDMFGHFNDAIRDINVGMEGRGAWRSNGTSCSPGVHYQRGKVLCVCDEDGNWPNDVCKALFLILYSVKITGKTKITSFEPCTPKKLYLVGCNACFCPYTGLLDPNLCTKRDCDDLHYPVLDVKDGPQLIAEPNVTTSDLEVYAKCDAELQYKLGCMSCICIANNKLICDNCPNDTNRDLIINRPLTDQQPIARKNRNSYCNGKKPGELFNIGCNYCHCDKKLNLFCTAKKCIEPRNVKLKSQFKISERVKWRNAVAPPDDQNCISSTQYNRDCNTCKCVKLKGGTKVVDCTVRNCDKKSPIEIQKQDCVEGLYYQLDCKLCYCYVEDNVKHQVCQISENCVQNLVLNDRTKRPAIRSVDTQNGYCEPLFKYRNSCNMCRCLSDGKTYMCTSKVCAKRSIDNLPVDIVPAQMPYNEPCPAGHSYKLDCNVCYCLLNGNAICTTNDCANEDV